The genome window CCCCCAATGATGCTACTGAGTATCATTCAACTCTGTAAGCCCAAGAAAGCAATAATATGCCCTCCATACCACTGTAACAGTTCCCTCCCTTTTATCCCTAATCATTTATGTGTTGAAAAAAACAAGGTCATTGTCCTTTGCAATGCTTCTCCAACTTTAAGGCATGTGCAAATTACCTAGGAATCTTGTTAAAAGGCAGAATCTGAACCAGCTGGCCCAGGGtaggcctgagaatctgcatttctaacaagctctctgAAGCTATCAATGCTACTGGTttgcagaccacactttgagagtaGGAAGGCTGTACAATTTCCCATATTCTGGATTTGCATGATTGATTACACAAGATGTGGTTTAATACATTCCTCTACTCCCTGTATTTTCTATAAACAGATGGAATAGAGGCTTACTCAAATTTGGGTTTGATTTTGTACAAGAATACTTAAAAGAGATGCTCTGTTTTTCCTACTGCATCACAGGACGCACATGAAGTCTTTCTCAGTGATGTTCTCTGGTCATTGGGTTTAGGTGCTGTCAGTCTGTTTCGTCCAGTATGAAGTTCCTATCAGTTTTcacttaatgattttaaaattgcaGCCATTGATGATCATAGCCTAGATTCACGGTTCCATTACGGATTGTAATGTGGTGATACACAAATATTATCATTCTTTCTTTACTAACTAGAATCCCACCAGTAATCAATTCCCCTCATCTACTATTTAGTTACTATGAAACACAATTCATACAGAAAAGATACTTACTTTAATTACCAAGCTCATTCCGTTTGTCCACACTAAGAGAGGGAAAATATCCAAATGGCCTTGCTTCAATTGCGGAGTCACTAAAACATATGCTGAGCCTATAGAAAGCAGGTCTCCCAAGTACAAAAATTGCTGAGCAGAAGAGCTCACACCCTCACTCTAAGGAAAACCCACCCTACAAAAGAGAGTATATCAGCTGCCGTTGCTTGATGGAATATCCCTTGAGAAATATCAACTCTGCTGACTCTAAACTTTCATATTTATCAAGAAACCTTCGGGTGTATAAACTGATTACCATTAGTGAATGTACTGCCCTTGGCAGAAAAATCAATCCTAACTATTGAGACACTCTTAATAGTTACATGGCATTCTGGCCTACAAAtccatttctttttagtttggtTATCATGAGTCAGTTCTCCTGTACCTGGGGAAGCtgctaaattaattttcttctcttgcagAGCTGAAAGGTAATCCCTGGACTCGGGTAACCATCTCATGGAAAAAGTGGCTCACAAGTGTGGCCTAAGCTTCACTGTTTGAAATCCTTAAAGTTGATTTAACCATTACTGTGGTCCTTTTTCATCCTGCTAAACTTCTTGAATGAAGAGTCTTTTTAACCagcttttcccattttctcattATCCAAATCATCCTCTACTTCATGTGGGCCAATTTCATCCAACTAATATTGAGcattccaggcactgtggtaggACTCAGAGAGCACTGAACAAAACCAAGTCCCTGCCTTCAGGGCTTATATCCCAGTGGATGAAAGAACGCAAACAAGCATAAGTATGTAGCATAATATTATGTGCTCCTATagtgttgaattatgtccccccacccccaaatgtgTTGACGTCCTAACCCCCCGGGGACCTGTGAATGTCACcttccttatttggaaataaactcTTTGAAGATGAaatcaaattaagatgaggtcatatgaGATAAGGGTGAGCCCCCTCCTAATGACTGGTGTCTTCATaagggggaaatctggacagagagagacacacacaggggaaACATCATGTGAAGATGCAGGCACAGACCTGAGTGCTGTAGCAGCAACCCAGGAACACCAAGGAGTGCCAGGAAccacagaagctggaagagaggcACTGAACAGATTCTTCCTCAGAGCCTCCTGAAGGAACAAACTCTGctaataccttgatttcagacttctggcctctaaaactgtgagagaataaatttctgttgttttaagccacccaatttgtggaaatatgttatggcagccctaggaaatcaGTACagctctgaagaaaaataaatcatggtaAAGGGGTAAAGAATAACAAAGGGGTATGGTACTGACTTTTTCACACAAGGGAAGTCTTTCTGTGGAGGATAAATCAGAGCAGGGTGCTGGAGAGGGGCTGTGAGCTTCAAGATGAAGGAATGAGGTGAAGATGGCTATGGACAGAAGGAAGAACAGAGGCAAAGGAGGAAGCCACAAGCTGGGAGCATCTGAGGAACATGAAGCTCATGCAGCTGGTGAGGAACAAGGAGAGTCTGGTTGAGACCAGATCTTGTGGAGCCCTGAGTGAGCTATGGTAAAGGGTTTGGCTTTTATCTTACTTGTGATGGGAACTATACTCAGGCAGATGCTGAAATGCCAAGGTCCCTAATGGTCCTCAATGGCAAAATCCACAGGCCTTTTTCCCTTGTTCACGCTCTTGAACTTCCAAAGCATACCACTCATTATTGCCTCCATCCTTATGAAACTGTCTCTTCTCTAGGTTTTAATAaaatcccagggacttccctggcggcgtagtggttaagaatccgcctgccaatgcaggggacacgggttcgagccctggtccaggaagatcccacatgccatggagcaactaagcccgtgagccacaattactaagcctgcgctccagagcccatgagccacaactactgagcctgtgtggcacaactactgaagccaacgcgcgtagagcccgtgctccgcaacaagagaagccaccgcaatgagaagcctgcacactgcaatgaagagtagccccccgctcaccgcaactagagaaagcccacacagcaacgaagacccaacgcggccaaaactaaatataattaattaattaattaaaaaaaaaacacctccctATTACAAGTACTGGGGGCCCTTTTAAGATGGCTGCACTGATCCTCCTGACTCACTTGCCTATAATCACGTCTTGACTAGCATTCTCTCCACTGGAACCCTCTTCCTCCTTGCATGGCTGCATCCCTTTTTACCTTAAGATCCAGTTTAAGTCCCTCAACATCCACAACTGTCATTTCATCCCACCTTGCTCTTGGAAAGATCCTCTTgctaaaataaatggatttttaaaaattgaggtaataCATACAATGCAGCAGCATTCTTCAATTCTGAAAGACATATAGACAATGCCTCTTTTGGGAAATGGACCTGTTCCAAAGAGAAGGAGTTTcacttccattttttttgtttatttcttcaactATATTAACAGTAGAGATTTTATATCCCCCACTGTTCAGTAGAATACTCTCTATACAACAGCTCTGTAATCAGTGTTAggctttccttatttatttacttactatgATTTGATAAGCAAATTTACCCACAGAAATACAATTCAGTCAGCCTActattaaggatttttttttttaaacttctagaaCAAGTTTGCGACCTGGCTGTACACTGGAATCATCAGgagagttaaaaaaacaaaacaaaacaaaaaaccctcaagcATCACCCCAGAACaataaaatcagaatctctggaggtagGATTTAGGCACTAGGACTTTTGAGAGCACTCCAGGAGATTCCAATATGTAACCTACattaagaaccactgctccagggcttccctggtagcgcagtggttgacagtctgcctgctgatgcaggggatgcgggtgcgtgccccggtccgggaagatcccacatgctgcggagcggctaggcccgtgagccatcgccgctgaggctgcgcatccagagcctgtgctccgtaacggtagaggccacaacagtgagaggcccgcgtaccgcaaaaaaaaaaaaaaaaaaaaaaggaaatgtaaaatcAGATGCACCACCCTTCCATTTTGGGATGCCTCCTGAAAATTCCTATTCAGAATTGTTCTGAGATAGTTTGATGAGTGTAATTCAAGTATCCAAGAGCTGAAATGCAAAAGCCTATTCTAATTAACAGTGGAAACAACTTTGTGGCAGAGATTTAGCTCATCTCTGAAATTCCTCCTAGCTCTAACATTTTATGAGTTATAATTGTGGCTTAACTGTATTGTCCTCCACATCTCACACAGTCTCTTGCACATATTACCTTGGTCAGTAAACATACAAACAGATATAAGCAGGCATGGAAGCTAGGAGAGGCACTGAAAGCCAGGTcatagtttctttcctgatgaatAGCACCTAAATTGCCCTAATTAGAAACTAACAGTCATGCTGACCTTGTCTCCACCTCCCTTGATCTCCTCATCTAATAGTAGAAGACTATCAGCTCTGTGTCCCTTCTTATATGTTTGTCTTCCTTCACTTCTGCTTTAGTTCAGGCCTTtaccatctcttgcctggacctcTAATACAGAACAAATAAACTTCTCATGGCCAGACTCCCCCTTTCAATCCACTCTCCAGTCATCTCTCTAGAACACAAAACTTGATGTATCACTCTCCTTGACTAACAGAGCTTTGGAGACTAACTTTCCGCTTCTTGCACCTtgcacctccccttccccccaccccagctctaaCCATTCCCAACTCTGCTACACCAGCTGCTGCATGTCACGGTTCCTTCTGCTTGGAAGGCCACACCCACGTAAGCAAGCCCCCATCATCATTTAAGATACTATGCAAATGCCACTTCTGACCATTTACTCCATCCGAAACGGAGGTAGGCCTATCTCTTTTCTGTTTCCCAAGTACTACACTGCTTTTATTacccttttaaaaatcatgttgtaaTTGTCAGTTCTTGCCTGTCTCCCCAGTAATTTCTTCAATTATCCATCCTTCTAGTATTTGTTAAGCAACCTCTGGGTCAGACCACCTACATAATGAGAATATAATAGcgaacaaaacaaaatccctggTTTCGTAGTGCTCATAGTCTACTatgggaaatggaaaaaaatatactttatagaGTGCCAGATAGTGATTagtgcaagaaaaaataaaggcaggAAACATGGGTGCTATTATGGAAAGAATGGTTGAATAAAGTTCTCCTGTATTTTGTAATATTTGAGCACAAACctgacaaagagaaggaaaaagccaGGCTGAGAACTAGGAAAGGATATATAGGGGAAAGTGTAATACAAGCAGAAGGATCTGTAAGTGTGAAGGCCTCTTTATCTGAAGACTTATTCACCTTTTCCTGCCCCATTACCAACCAGAGCCTGGCAAAAGTCCAATAAAAATTGGGAGAATTATTGCTGAGTTCATGGCCTAGTAAGGATATTACTCCAATTCACCTCTCTTTGcctagaggaaaaataaaactgcagaGAATTCTGTACTTCCCTGTTGAGAACATCCTAACCAACAGTGGTCTTTTAAGGCCAGCTCAAATGCCACTGAACAATCCCTTCCATGCATATTCTCACAGCACCTAGTTTTTACTTCCTCTGGGGTACATATCTCATTTGCTTTACATTgcaaacatttgtgtacagttaTTATCTTCCTTCAAATTGTTGGGAACCCagatcatgactttttttttttaattctgtttttttacacatcttttagCTTGGGACTTGCACATAAGAATAACCCTGAACAGAGTGTCTGGATAAATTCTAACTAGGTTAGGCAAATATTCAGAAAGGCTACATCCTCATCGAAGACTTAAGGATTGTAGGGGAGGAGAACACACCTCTCCTTCTAAGAAGGCTTATTAGCAGCTGCCACAATAAGTGTTTTCCTAATTATCTTTTATAATGCTGTCTCATGGGtctctttataatttttcctGGCTGAGCAAGGAGGTTAGTCAAGTTCTCAAGGGAATTTCTGAAGCCTAAATGGATGTTTCAACAGTGGGGAGATGCAGGATGGGGACAGGAACCTGGTGTTAATAGTGGGGGTGATTTCTGTGGCTGTTGGGGCCACGCCCAGGCATTATCCACTTTTCCCGTCCTCTCAAGGTGCGGCTGCCTCCACCTTTCCTCACTTGAGCCTTTTTCCCAACTTTGTTTGCTCTCTTCCAAGAGCGGACAAACAATGCAAAACAAAGGAGGGTAGGGGAAcgaatatataatttaattttttagaagaCAGGAAAAATCTTATCAACAACACCTCTCCCCCATGATACAGGGTAAAGTGCTAACAGTTAAGAAAACATACTGAATAGTCTGTCCTTAGCTGCAAGTCTGCGGCAATGACTCGTGTTTGAACCAATCATACCAAAGGAATTGGAAATCTACCATCAGTAAGAGTATAAATTCCATTCTCACTGCAAACAGTCCTAGGAAGTGGAGACTAGGTAAAAATTGGAAGCGACAATTTTAAACGATTGTGAAGGGATTAGGAGAAGGGGACGTAAAGCTATCTCCCAATACCCCTCAATCCAGAGGCTCTTTAATCTCCACTCCTGACTTCCCCCACCTTCTCCATGTGCCCCTTTAACTCCCCACTTACCCTCTCCAACTCCTCCCAAGCCCTCAATTGCCTCCTCTGTTACCTGCTCACTAAGTCTCGAGGCTTGGAAAACTGTGCAACCGAAGTGCCGGCCGGCAAGGAAGGGGTGCGGACAGAACGTTCCGACGCTCCGGTGCTGGTTCCACCTCTGGAGAAGCACGCTCCGCCCTCCACGCGGCCTCAGAGCCGCGTTCAAACCCAACCAATTAGCCCCACCCACTCCCTAGCTAGGCCCCGCCCTCCTGGCAAAGAGCTTTTTAGCCCTTGGCGGGCGCCGTAGTCGTCCAACCCCCTTGGCCTGACTCTTTCTGCGCCAGCTGGAAGTGCGCAACATAGCGCGCGGTGGGTGGgctgccctgctccctcccacGCTTAGCTCTCGGCTTCTGCCGTCAGACCCCCAGAGGTGGGAAGAGTTATCACTTTCTCGATCTCTCGTCTACTGCATTGGCCCCTGCGTTAACGCTCCCTTGTGCTACGGCCAGTGAGGCTGCGATTGTTCCAGCGCCCCGGTACGAGGAGAGCAGCTCCTGCTCTCTGCGGACCTGGCAGGAGGGTGCGGGCGGACGCTGCAGGCAGAGTCTCCGCGCGTCTTTCCTTCTTCTGGTTCTCCCCGCAACCCCATCCGCATCCCCCGCCCCCTCCTTGCTCTGCGGTTTCTCCCGGGCTGCGGGCAGACCGCTCCATACAGCTGCAGCGCCCGAGTCTGGGCAGCCTGCGGGAGGCACACACGCCCACACCCACTCCTCCTGGCCGCATCCTTGCCCAGCATGTCTGCGCTTGAGTGGTACGCCCACAAGTCCCTGGGCGACGGCGTCTTCTGGATTCAGGAACGCTTCTATGAGTCTGGCAACCGCGCCAACATCTGGCTGGTGCGCGGCTCCGAGCAGGACGTGGTGATCGACACAGGCCTGGGGCTGCGCAGCCTCCCGGAGTACCTGTACTCCTCCGGCCTCTTGCAGGACCGCAGGGCCAAAGAGGATGCGGCGTGCCGGCCACTGTTGGCTGTGGCTACCCACGTGCACTTCGACCACTCAGGCGGCCTCTACCAGTTCGACCGGGTGGCGGTGCACCACGCCGAGGCCGAGGCGCTGGCTCGCGGGGACAACTTTGAGACCGTGACCTGGCTCTCCGACAGTGAGGTGGTGCGGGCGCCGAGCCCGGGCTGGAGGGCCAGGCAGTTCCGAGTGCAAGCGGTGCAGCCCACCCTCATCCTGCAGGATGGTAATGGTCCCTCACGGGCGCGCGTTCTCTCATTAAGGGAAGGGACTGGGGAGAAACTGTCCGAGGGGTGCTTGTTGCACACCTGCTTGGCTGTAAGGTGTCATATCGCAGAAACACtacttctgtttctcccttccctgagtcaaaAGCCCACTCGACCATAGAGTCTGTGGAAGGCCACTGCAGCCTTCCCTACCAGGGACAAGCTCCGGCACCTTGTAGTAATGCTGAGTACTCGACTGAAAGCCGGCCCCACCCCCTAGTCAGTTTCCTGTGTAACGTACGGTATGTAGTAACGCTATAGAGACTTCTGACTAGGATTCCCATTCTTTTCCCGAACACAAGTCTGACATTTCCAGGCACTTTTCTAGCGAAAAGACTCTTAAGGAATGGTGCCTCATGGAGAGTGCATGTCATGTTCTATGCTTTTGAGAACTGCTGACTTCATCGGCCGGGTACGAACAATTCCCACCTGTAGGCTTAGAAAGCCGTTAGAGAGCAGTGGTTCTAATCTGCTCATGAATCTTTATCTTTCAGTTCTTGATGTTGCCTCACAAGAGAAAAAGCTTGATTGTGAACGTAAAAAGTAGAATGTGTCTGAGTCTTATGACAGCTCTCTATTCTGGTTGAAAGCAAGGCCTGAGAAAGATTAATAAGGAGGCTATTTCCCGTAATGGTGAAGTATGTGGACTAATGCTTAGATAACCCTGGGCCTCTTTGGCTCTGTGAAAAGCAGGATGGGGTTCAGAAAGAAACTAATGGAATAAAATAGTGTAGGGTTCCAGCCCTTCCAACCTCACACAGTCACTTAAATAATTAAGCCAGTTGGTCACAGCAGtgatatttgtatattaatttcttttttgtttttagaatgcTTCTGTTGATTTTAGCCTCACAACACATTTGAAGTGAGGCTACTGACCCCCAATTAAATGGCTTGTCTAGAGTCCACAGAGCAAGATACAGATAAAAGGTAGGATTGCAACCCAGGCACAATAGATCAAAGCATGCAGATCATACATAAATCCTACCCCATAAATATATTATGGTAATCCTGAGAAGGAGGTGAAACCCTCTTTCCTTTCTATCTTGAAACTCTTTTATTTGCCAAATTAGTTTATTAAACCATTCCCCTACGAGGCAGAAAAATCCAGTTGCTGCAGTACAATAAGTCTCACTTTTATGACCAACCAGTATGACAAATAATGAAGTACTTTACAAAAATGAGTTTATCTTACAGATGAGATCTTGATCACTTGAGGCATAAGAAATAGAAAGCAAGATTCTATACCTCACACCCCACTTAAACagtcttttcattaaaattttaaatctaaagattaaaaaaaacaatggtttAGATGGGAGTCTTACATTACCTGACAATTTGagatgaaagaaaactaaatttaCATTAAAGGTACTTTTAATTGCTGTATTTCTTGATGGAATTGATACTTTTAGAGATAGGATTTCCATGCAGTTGATGGGTATTCAGACTAAATTAACACccagcccccccccaaaaaagtttacattagtatttaaaatatatttaaattgtctaaatgaataaatgacttttgatttatttacttttgcttctgTGCCAGAAATAGGAAATGATGAAAGAACGATAGGAATtattgttttatagatgaagaatccACATGGGCTTGAATATCATACCTGAAGTCACATAGTTAGGGAAAGAGCTCGGACTGGAAACCAGGTTTCCTAAATCCCAGTTGATGCTGGAATTACAGGATTTTGGAGTTGCAAGGAACCTGCAAGCTACCTTTGTGGTGCTTTAAGCCTTTGAAAGTGTGAAATGAAAGGTTAATATTTACTAAAAACTTTGAAGGTGGTAATACtgtgttaaattaaaaattgtttttcattagGAGCTGGATGTCTCACTCTCTCAAGTAGTATCTAATATCCTCTTTTCTCAGGAATATTAATTTCCTGTCTCTTCTGAATGGTGTGGCCTGCTAACTTGATATTATCATAATCCAGGTACctggaaggaaatagaaaatatttatattaaaaactcatACACAGTTACGTACACACGAACCGTACATACCTAACAGCATGAAGTCTTCATTGTTTTGGTTAGAAAATAAGGAGGCTGAATTCGTTAGCTTATTACATTTCATTTAGTGGATTGATGACCACCTGTCGTGGAGAAGCATAAATCTGTGCAGTGTATCACTAACCCAAAAGCTTACTTGTGTATAAGGGACAAGGAAGACAAGGAGAGGTCATCATCCAGTGCATGCATCATTTTTGATGGAAAAACAACTCACCCTACTAATAGTGAAATCATATCTTCCTATAAGAAGATAGCAATAAACCCTAAACTGATACAGCACATTCTT of Delphinus delphis chromosome 3, mDelDel1.2, whole genome shotgun sequence contains these proteins:
- the MBLAC2 gene encoding acyl-coenzyme A thioesterase MBLAC2, with translation MSALEWYAHKSLGDGVFWIQERFYESGNRANIWLVRGSEQDVVIDTGLGLRSLPEYLYSSGLLQDRRAKEDAACRPLLAVATHVHFDHSGGLYQFDRVAVHHAEAEALARGDNFETVTWLSDSEVVRAPSPGWRARQFRVQAVQPTLILQDGDVINLGDRQLTVMHMPGHSRGSICLHDKDRKILFSGDVVYDGSLIDWLPYSRISDYVGTCERLIELVDRGLVEKVLPGHFNTFGAERLFRLASNYISKAGICHKVSTFAMRSLASLALRVTNSRTSP